GCAGCTTAAGGGTCAGTAGGACGACGATGAGTGAGACAACCGCGACCGGGATGGTTGCGAGGAAGTTCCAGCGCCAGCCGAATACGTCGGTGATTAGGCCGCCGAGAAGCGGCCCCCCGATAGTTCCCACTGCCATGACCGCCCCGAACAATCCCATGTACTTTCCACGATCGCGCGGGCTGATGATTTCAGCCAGAACAATCTGGGTAAGCGTGAGCAGGCCGCCCGCTCCCGCACCCTGGACAATCCTTCCTGCGATCATTGTTGTGGGTTCAAAGGCGATTCCAGCCACTGCTGATCCGACGATGAAGATGCCCAGGGCGGCCACAACAAGTCCTCTTCGGCTCAGCAAGTCAGCCAATTTGCCCCACACGGGCGTTGTGATGGTGATGGCCAAGAGTGAGCCGGTGACCATCCAGGTAAGGGTGGATTGAGTTCCACCGAGGTCAGCAACGATGCGGGGCAGCGACGTGGAGACTATCGAGCTGGAGAGCATCGCGACGAGCAAACCCATAAGCAGTCCGGTCAGGATTGAACCGACAGGGACGTTTTCCTGCGTTGCGTCGCGGGTGGCAGTTCAGGGCATTTGTTGTCTGGTCCTTGGGTCTTTAGATTCGGCCGGACTCCCTACTGAACGCCGACGGCCAGGTCTGCGAGCAATCGTTCTACTCGCGCGCGTGTACGTTCGAGGACG
The sequence above is a segment of the Arthrobacter sp. StoSoilB22 genome. Coding sequences within it:
- a CDS encoding MFS transporter produces the protein MLSSSIVSTSLPRIVADLGGTQSTLTWMVTGSLLAITITTPVWGKLADLLSRRGLVVAALGIFIVGSAVAGIAFEPTTMIAGRIVQGAGAGGLLTLTQIVLAEIISPRDRGKYMGLFGAVMAVGTIGGPLLGGLITDVFGWRWNFLATIPVAVVSLIVVLLTLKLPARQGGSVAIDYAGALLICAGVSGLLVWASLGGSGFEWISWTSALLSGGGRHSFWSSPYSWKHGRRNRSFP